Sequence from the Asterias amurensis chromosome 14, ASM3211899v1 genome:
CAGTAAGGAATACGACCCTCTGTTAAAAATATGGATTATCCCTGTGTAAAACCATCACACGCATATTTCGCAATCACTGTGTTCAATGTGTTTTTCCCAGTTAAAGAAATTTCCGGCACAGTGAAATCAACAAAAGAGTGTGTAATTAATCATTCTTTGTGCCGGAGGGGTTCAAAGGGTAGCATACATTCTACGCACTTCATTCCCTTCCCATAATAATATTCACAGAATCCCAGATTGATTTGGAGAGCTGGCTATAGACACTAGAGACGACCTggataatagtgacggagtttcCCTTTGCCAAGGTgagttgggacggcgtcgtgacATGTAATGAATGAATGTACTTACTATGGTACTAATGAATTAATTTTTGTAACTTGTGTAACTGTAAGGCTAGTTGCGATAAAGAACTCTCCTCCCTCCCGACGGCGGACAGGAGGGCCACGTTATCGCAACTTGTGTAAGGCTTGACATTATTATAACTGCAAGTGCAGACAGACAACACATGGCAGAGAACGACCATGTAGATATAAAACGGACTCGTTAAAAAACAATTGCACTCAGATAGGTCTATAATATTAATACTTTATAAATATACAAGCTGGACCTATACGTGCGTGGGAAATCCCGTGCATGTATTAAAGCCACACAGTTCCTCAAGTTCAATTTATTTCAAGGTTCATTTATTCTATACCTATTTTAATCTTACAGTATTATAACACCCTTTTTTGTTCGCTCGGATTCTGCTACAGTTTGATTTTGATGAatcaaatagcgccctcaagtggcTTAACTTGCCATCATTTTAGGTATGGGAATCTTTATGCACGTATCAATTGTAGTCCCGGCCCTGGGGGACCCGGGACTAGCGGCGACTTGGCCGGGGATGTAAAAATGGCTCGGCGTGATAGTCCCTGCCATGCCCCGCTACGGCCCGGCCGGGCGGGGCACTTGTTTTTTGTACATCCACGGCTATACACAGGCCCCGGCATGCGGGGCATGTTATAACAAACCCCGCACGATCCCGGCCCCGACATGCGGGGCATTTATAACAAACCCCGCACGATCCCGGCCCCGACATGCGGGGCATTTATAACAAACCCCGCACGATCCCGGCCTCGACATGCggggcatttgttacaaaccttgTGCTATCCCGGCCCCGACATACggggcatttgttacaaaccttgcacTATCCCGGCCCCGACATGCGGGGCATTTGTTCTGACTGATGGCTATTTACCCCTTGCTTGCAGCAGAGAGCCGCGGATCGGAACGCTCAACTGCAAATTAATGTGCGTCTATCATTTCCACTGTTTTGGGGGTCAATACCTTGTCAACCTCGTTTCCAGGTGTACGATTTTGCCGtgcctttttttatatttcccaGAATGCTTTGCTCGGTCAATACCCGTCATTTGCATAATAAACATGATTATTTTTCAACACAAGGAAGCCATACATATGATGTAGACCAGTAGCTGACATTTTCACTTGCGATCGCTGTTGTGCTTGATGAGGTCGTATTGATCAGGactgaaaatttaaaacgtCTTCGTTTTTAAAATCAGCTTTCATTATTGATGCATAcatgcatgtttttgtttatatttcagtTCCCAGGTTTTATAAGCCCATGATAAGGATATCTGttgtttgattttatgtttttttgacaaTGGGGTCCTTACTCTGGGATCTAGAGTAGAGTGGGCCAGTGCATGTAACGTAACCGTGGGATGATCATCAACAGCACTTTTTTGACAGTTAATATTGCATGAACATCACACAACACACGTACACACGTGCGCGCACACAGAACAGTCAGTTGTCAAGTTAGCACATTGCCTGGTACCCAACAGATATTTTTGATCACGATTACCCACTGATCAGTGCGATTACCAgtttaatagactgtgcaagtctcgcgcgtacCGGAACGAGAAAATACGTTAAACAAAGAAcatattataattgtttttcttttttaaatcaaatgtttgttttaaattatatcTATGAAGAAATGTGAACAATAGAAATACTCATTTcaagttttataaaatgtattttaacttttgtattgaatacaaaaataatttgttaaatattACGTTTACCGCAAAGCCCTGAAATGAAACTGGTTACATCGGCCTGTGTGCGTGCGTAAACGGATCGGATCGAACCGTGCCACACTGCTGCTGGCTGTGCGTCCGTCGACGAAATATGGACAGCTTTTCATTCAAGGCCGGCTAGGTATGTCCCCGCTATTGTCCCGGTAGGGCGgggaaacaaattgtacaacctcGCCAAAGACCCCGCTATTGTCCCGGTAGAGCGGGGAAATAAATTATACAACCTCGCCAAAGACCCCGCTATTTTCCCGGTAGGGTGgggaaacaaattgtacaacctcGCCAAAGACCCCGCTATTTTCCCGGTAGGGCAgggaaacaaattgtacaacctcGCCAAAGACCCCGCTATTTTCCCGGTAGGGCGGGGAAATAAATTGTACAACCTGGGCAAAGACCCCGCTATTTTCCCGGTAGGGCGGTGCACGGTTTTTGCACATCCCCGTCTATGTCCCGGCTACCTCTGCCAAAGTCCCGGGTCCCCCAGGGCCGGAACTACAATTGATACGTGCATTATTGGTTTGTACACCTTTATGTCGGATAGTCCAAAACAATCTTTGGTCGGATTATCTGCACAGGACTGAAATTAATATCCTTCTATGAATGTTAAAATCTCATGTGGCATTTTAAGTTTAaagttaatgttttgtttataactTATTAAATTAAGTAAATTTTCTGACCATTCATTTTGTGTTGCTAaattttatcttttgttttgtcaaagTAGCTGCAGTTCAGCCAGTTTTCCCCAAAGAGTGTTGTTATTGTTGGTTTTAAATTAACCAATAATACCATGCACTGTACAAAATGGGAGTCGGGACCAATAGTTTTGTAAGGTAGTTTCAATGCTCAAATATTCATACTTGATCTGATCACCCTCATTGTTTTCTAATGTCATGCCAAAGTCATTGTCTGGACAGTGTCGTGGGGAAAACTTAAAAGCACTATGGTTGTTTGTACAATGCTGATATGTCTATTTAGGCATTGTAATTTCCTTAGATCCTGTGTTtatttagttgcgataatgtaaccctcctacgccgtcggcaggagggttacgttatcgcaacttgtTTATACCTTATAGATATATGCCTACTCTTATAATAACCTGTACATGTTCTGTTTTACCGTCACGATGAAAGAAAATGTTACTGAGTTGaataataagtaggatttgaaaatttgcatggaCGGTGCAAACACAATATGGAAAGgtatgcggtaacaccatgtaatgactatctgtaatgagttggggtagttctgaaaagaactgttggtttcaactcgacggttcgatcagtatgctcagaGTTGAATAATGTTCAATTGTTGTCATTTAATATTGTTtataatgtacattttgtgtataCATGGTCGGATAtacaaaattgtacatgttaTGTATTAGGAATGAGACTGTGAGTTATTGCTGTGTGATAGCCATGGGGATGTTTCGCATATTCACATTAATTATAAATGTCTTTCATGGAATGTTTGTCATAATTATATGACTAATGCCATCAAACTAACTGACTTTACTGAGGAGCCAGTTAGCTTTTTACTAGAATTAAACCTTCCTGCTTTTATGTATTTCCTTGTGATAAATACTGCTCAGTGAGTTTATAATGGAAATTGTTCATGTTACCCATCACACCAGGTTCTTGATCATGGATGTTCCACGCGGACGATGCTGGCGTTGCGAGGAGAAGCTTCCCTCAGGCCGCGTCATGTACTGCGACTACTGCCCTCAGCCTGTGTACTGTGATGCGGCATGCAGGGAGAGAGATCGCATCAGACACCGTGCCGTAGAGTGCGAGGTGTTCGGCACCAAGAAGTGCAGCGAGTGCGGATGTAAAGATGATGTCAAAGAGGTGAGTCTAAAGTTTCACAAAGgaagtttatttaaaatttgttggtgAATCTGTTGCCAACATTGACAAGATAATCACATATATAGAGGGTGCTGTTCTAGTACCAGAGCCGTATATGGGGGGAGTTATGACAACTtgcggaaaagtttctgtatggcgccacgaCTTtgtcattcgatatgaaataagacggacctaatttacctcaatgagatatccctttttataaaattgggtgaaaaagtggtggcgcataCGGAAAATTTATCCCAACTggcgattagaagccattttgtgtCCCAACAAACACATGGGCAAAcacagggtgccagactagtctaCACATcgggttgtgctgcatttggagaCAAAATGACGTCTagcaaccacgtgaccaaagaaGACTGGTCCCTCTGTGTGGCAACAGCTCTGACGAGTACTAGCTGTCGGCTTTTTTCTCGGCTCTGTATCAAGTTGAATTCTTTTTCAGATTGCTGTGTAGTGCACAAGCCACTTTGCTCTTTGTTtgctgtatttttgtaattgtaaCTTTGTAGTATTTgaatgaaatttttttcatttaattttggaCATGGAAGCGATTTGGGTCACTCGTTTCAATTTGAATGTGTTGATAATATATTAACCAGCAATATGGAAATGGGTGGTTAGTGTTGAACTCAACAACATGCAGGTATGCACTGCAATCAGTGGAGGCCTATAGACGATaagacctatgtttacattcaaaccgccctctgtttaCAAAActctgtatacgtcatgtttcgctgggCAAAAGAcgtgtagtcatggtaagattgcatacactttctagctggctgccaaaacacaaaggttttgcccaggggtatgcgcgcgaatcatgttgcGGTTTTTTgagtgatgtcagaggtcacatcgtctataggcacATATATTTGTAGAGTGCCAACATTGTGAGCAACAATGCGTGATATAGGCCaatgtctttgttcggggtgctaGTCAGGAAGCCATGCAATATTTTATCTGCTGTATAGCCAGTGATTTCATCCATACTTACAATAAAACCTGAGAAGCGGGCAGCCAATAAATATGTTAAACTCTTAACAATAATGTGTGGTTGAGACTTGAGAACCTAATCTTTTTGACTTATTTTAGGATAAACGATATATTTTGTCTTTCTCATAGTGTGCACAGTGCAGCAATGCATGGTACTGTAACAGGGAGTGTCAAGTGAGCAACTGGAAACAGCATAAACAAGCATGCACTGCACTGAAGTCAACCATCAAGTCACTGGCTTCTATGTTGGGCAGCAGAAACACTAGTATAGGAGAGACCGAGAGGACCTCCGACCCGCCGTATTACTTCGGAAACACCATCGCAAGGGATTTTCTCCGGCTTCTCGACAACGAATGGTCCGACGAGAAGGTCAAGAGGGAGCTGGTGAGAGATTTCCATGTGCTGTCAGCTGGATGCGGAGATCTACGAAGCACTGTACTTACGGTCGGCTCGCTGCCGGACGAATACACCGGGAAACTTTACATCACCCTGAATGACTTTGATCCCTTCGTCATGGCGAGGAATGTCTTGTTCCTCTACATGCTGGCTCGTTTTGCAGACACCGAGGGAATTGAGAGCCGTCTGACTACCATCTGGTACTCCCTCCACATTAAAAAGAAAGAGTTCGACCTAATCGTCACATGCCTGGATGAGCTCATTCCGATGGATATGAACAATCTCCGTGATTCTTGTAAAGGATTGATCAATGTTCTGGACTCAGCAGACATGATATATCTTCGCCAGGTCTGGCAAGGTTGGCGCTCTTTAAACTGCCAACGTGACCAGAAAACGTCGATCAACCTTCGGAAACAGAGACGGGAGATTTTTGCAAAGGAAGACGAAAGAGCAATCCCAACATATCTTTCTAAGCTAAGCAAGAAAGATAAGAAACTGATGGAAAGTTGGTTTGACCATGGGTTGTTCTTACCTTCGGAAGTTCACCAAAATACAATACCTTTTGATAACCCGACGCTAACAGGGCGGACGAGTTTAGCAACCTTTTATGCTTGCGATTCCGCTAATGTGCGTAATGCGAAACAAAAGGCTCATGGTCTGAAAGCTCCAGAGGAGTACACGTTCCAGTACTGCATCAGAGCAGATTCGTTCCCCTTTATGGTGTGGGATTGCTTGAGGGTGAAAGAGTCCGTGCCCAGACCTGGCTCCTCCCCGATGGTGATGTACCACACCTACGTGACTAGTCTCCTCCTCAAGATGAAATCGCTCATCACTCAAAAAAGGCTTTGTCTACATGTGTCTCTGGCAAACTGTCTGGACTTTCCCAGCCATCATAAGAACTTACAATTACCAAACTACGATCGGATTTTCACCTCAAATCTTGTTGACTACGTCGGCTTTGCTAAAATCCTCCGTAAATTCAAGCCATTGCTGAATCGCCAGAACACTTTTTCGGCCATCGTAACGGAGACGACCAACTGGTTTCTGTGTACACCAGGCGCTGACGTCATGTCCTGCCAACACTCTAAAGACTATGTGAACTGCGTCAGTAAGGATTACTCCGACACCAGGAAGGCGAATCCATTCTGTAATCCACGTGAGTACTTCAACAGCACCCCTCACTTCCTTGCCTTTCTTCGGGCCGACATCATGGGAGGTGGCCTCGGCATAGCCGCCTCTGAGAACATCCCTTCACTCAATGCTGCGATGACGTACAATGGTATGCAGATGAACGACTTCCGGAAGACTCTGAATAGACTTGTACCATTCCAGTACAGAGTGAATGCCCGCGATCTGACCATGATGAATGGTGCTGACAGGGCTGTTGAGTGGTACCTACCACAACCGAAACCAAAAACCTTGCCCCCTCTCCCCGATCATGATTAAAGCATAAGGAATGTTTCCATACATCCACAGGTCCTCGCTTGCTCCCCCACCCCTAACTGAAAATGGATACGCCACTGACGGTTTTGTAGGAAGTAGTGTTTGTGGTAGGTTGGAGATTATTTGTAATGGGTAAATACATGTTTGTGTGTACTTCATGACACATTAGCCTATGATGTGGACCGGTCCCCTTTCTTTATCCTAAAGACAGGTACAAGCTTTAATACTTTGGATGTAGGATCCTGCATGGTTTTACAGACCCAATTAATTCATTGGATATAATGATTTCAGTGTATAAACGTGCATGCAGAATACAATGCTTAGTTCTTGaacattcatgtacatgtacctatctgcatgtattgtaatgttgttttatattaCATGTTGGAAGGAATTGACTGTCAATCTCcgccatgtgaaatgaatgtgagGTCATAGGTACATCCATAAGGATCCGTATAAGCTCGCTCAAggctggggccaatttcatagagctgcttaagcaaaaaaaattggttaagcacgaaaatagcttgcttattttacacgttactggccaaaatttcatgccatatacattgcttgtg
This genomic interval carries:
- the LOC139947180 gene encoding uncharacterized protein, coding for MDVPRGRCWRCEEKLPSGRVMYCDYCPQPVYCDAACRERDRIRHRAVECEVFGTKKCSECGCKDDVKECAQCSNAWYCNRECQVSNWKQHKQACTALKSTIKSLASMLGSRNTSIGETERTSDPPYYFGNTIARDFLRLLDNEWSDEKVKRELVRDFHVLSAGCGDLRSTVLTVGSLPDEYTGKLYITLNDFDPFVMARNVLFLYMLARFADTEGIESRLTTIWYSLHIKKKEFDLIVTCLDELIPMDMNNLRDSCKGLINVLDSADMIYLRQVWQGWRSLNCQRDQKTSINLRKQRREIFAKEDERAIPTYLSKLSKKDKKLMESWFDHGLFLPSEVHQNTIPFDNPTLTGRTSLATFYACDSANVRNAKQKAHGLKAPEEYTFQYCIRADSFPFMVWDCLRVKESVPRPGSSPMVMYHTYVTSLLLKMKSLITQKRLCLHVSLANCLDFPSHHKNLQLPNYDRIFTSNLVDYVGFAKILRKFKPLLNRQNTFSAIVTETTNWFLCTPGADVMSCQHSKDYVNCVSKDYSDTRKANPFCNPREYFNSTPHFLAFLRADIMGGGLGIAASENIPSLNAAMTYNGMQMNDFRKTLNRLVPFQYRVNARDLTMMNGADRAVEWYLPQPKPKTLPPLPDHD